A stretch of DNA from Halobacillus litoralis:
TGTATAATGGGTGGAGATGCCCTCTAGAAAGAAAATGAGGTGACCATAACGATGCAGCGTGTAGCGAATTGTATTTTGAAAGTTGATGATTCCGTATTGATGTTAAAAAAACCACGAAGAGGCTGGTATGTAGCTCCTGGTGGCAAGATGGAAGCTGGAGAGAATATTAAAGATTCCGTTGTCCGTGAGTTTAAAGAAGAAACGGGACTTTCCATTGAAAATCCAGAGCTTCGTGGGTCATTTACATTCGTCATGCGGGAAGAAGAGAAAACCGCTCAAGAATGGATGATGTTTACTTTTTACAGTACGAGCTATTCGGGGGGATTTGCTTGATGAAAGTGAAGAAGGTGAACTGGAATGGGTTCCGGTTGAAGAAGTTCTTCAAAAGCCGATGGCAGAGGGAGATCGGAGGATTTTCAAGCACATCTTAAGTAGTGAAGAGCAAGTATATGGAACATTTGTATATACGACGGACTTCCGCTTGATCGATGAAGATTTGGATCCGTCACGACCTGACTAATGGGGAGCGATGTAAGATGCCAGTAAATGCCAACGAAACTCAGTTAGTAATCATCACAGGAATGTCAGGGGCAGGGAAAACCGTAGCTGTTCAAAGCTTTGAAGATCTCGGTTTTTTTTGTGTCGATAACTTACCGCCGGCCCTGCTTCCAAAGTTTCTTGAACTGATGAAAGATTCCAGCAACGACATTCAAAATGTGGCTCTAGTGATGGATTTACGTGGACGGGAATTCTTCGATGCACTCTTTGATTCTCTTGACCGTCTTGGTAAAGAGGAATGGCTGCAAGAACATATTCTTTTCCTTGATTCAGAAGATCAAGCGCTTGTTTCCCGTTATAAAGAAACACGTAGGTCCCATCCCCTTGCTAAAGAAGGGCTGCCACTTGAAGGTATCCGCAGAGAGAGAAAAATGCTGGATGAGCTGAGAGGCCGTTCGCAAACGATCATTGATACAACATCATTGAAGCCGAAAGAACTGAGGGAGCGGATTATTGAGAAGTACCGTCAGAAGGAACAACAGGTGTTCTCCATTCAGATGGTATCCTTCGGTTTTAAATACGGCGTACCCATTGATGCAGACTTAATGTTTGATGTACGTTTCCTGCCGAACCCGCATTATGTTGAACATATGCGCCCGTTGACAGGGTTGAACACAGAAGTATCCTCCTATGTTTTTAAATGGACAGATACACAGAAGTTCCTTGAAAAGCTGAAAGACTTGCTGCAATTCATGCTGCCTCAATACAAACGTGAAGGAAAAAGTCAGCTTGTCGTTGCTGTCGGCTGTACAGGCGGTCAGCATCGCTCTGTAGCGCTTGCTGAGCATTTATCGGAATATTTCTCTACCGACTTCGTGACCCATGTCACTCACAGAGACATTGATAAAAGAAAGGGTTTGTAACGGATGGATCATAAGACCAAGCCGCGTGTCGTCGTCGTAGGTGGCGGGACCGGGATGCCTGTGCTTTTGCGCGGGTTAAAAAATTTACCGATTGACCTGTCAGCCATTGTCACGGTTGCTGATGACGGTGGGAGTTCCGGCCGCTTACGTAATGAGATGGCCATTCCCGCTCCAGGGGATATCAGGAATGTTGTCGCTGCCCTATCTGATGCTGAACCTATGCTCCTTGAGCTTTTTCAACACCGGTTTGCAGCGGGTAACGGCCTGTCCGGCCATTCCATGGGAAATCTCTTGCTAGCTGCGATGGCATCCATGACGGGGGATTTCTATCAAGGAATCAAAGAAATCTCCAGAGTCTTGAACGTGCGTGGTCATATTTATCCGATTGCCAATCATTCAATGAACCTCCATGCGGAAATGGAGGATGGGACGGTTGTGACCGGTGAGTCTAGTATTCCTAAGCAGAATAAGAAAATAAAAAGGGTGTACGTAAGCCCTACGCCGGTCCAGCCTTTGCCGGAAGCCGTAGAGGCGATCAAATCAGCAGATTTGATTGTCATCTCTCCAGGAAGTCTTTACACTAGTATATTACCGAACATCATCATTCCGGAAATCGGTCAGGCATTGAAAGAAACGAAAGCGATGGTCACTTATATATGCAACGTGATGACGCAGGAGGGGGAAACTTCTGGTTACACGGCAGCTGATCATATCCAGGCATTATTTGATCATATCGGTGAAGATGTGTTACAGTCAGTGATTGTGCATAATCAACCGATTGATCAAGGGGTAAGAGCTGCATATGCTGAAGAAAATGCAGAGCCCGTCGTTTACGATATTGAAAGAATAAAATCCATGGGATTGAAAGTCATAGAAGAAGATATCATCGACCATAGCAAGCCTATGTTACGTCATGACACAGATAAATTAGCAAAGTTACTGCACTCCATGCTTTAGGTGTTGCGTGGTAGGTAGAAGGGGGTGTACATCATGTCATTTGCATCAGAGATCAAAAAAGAATTAACCAATGTAGAAGCAGATACTTGCTGTATGGAATCGGAGCTAGCTGCCCTTGTGCGCATGAACGGCACCTTTTCCCTTTCCAACCGTGAATATATTCTGGATGTACAAACAGAGAATGCAGCGATTGCCAGAAGAATCTACACGTTAATAAAAAAGCTTTATCCCTACCCGGTAGAACTTCTTGTTCGGAAAAAGATGAGGTTGAAAAAAAACAATGTCTATATTGTAAGGATGACAGAGAAAGCGAATGTTGTTCTTGAAGATTTGGAAATTCTGAAAGGTCCTCTATCCATTAATCCAGACATCCCTCAAAAGTATTTGAACGATACGTGTTGTAAAAGAGCTTATTTACGAGGAGCATTTCTTGCGGGTGGTTCAGTCAATAACCCGGAAACTTCTTCCTATCATCTAGAAATTCATTCTTCTGATGAGGAACACAACGAGGCGTTGTGTAAGCTTATGAATAGTTTCGGGTTGCACGCAAGGACACTCAGCCGTAAAAAAGGTTACATTACCTACTTGAAAGAAGCGGATAAAATCACGGAGCTCATTAGTAATATAGGAGCACACCAAGCGCTTTTCAAGTTTGAAGATGTGAGGATCGTTCGCGATATGAGGAACTCCGTCAATCGTCTCGTCAATTGTGAGACTGCGAATTTAAATAAGACGATCGGTGCCGCTTTCCGTCAAGTGGAGAACATAAAATTCATTAAACGGACAGTAGGTTTAGAGGCCCTGCCAGATAAATTGCAAGAGATTGCATCTTTAAGGCTGCAGCACCAGGAAGTTTCTTTGAAAGAGCTTGGTGAGTATGTTTCTGGTGGATCGATCAGTAAATCAGGGATCAATCACCGCCTGCGTAAAATCGATGAGTTCGCCGAAAAAGTTAGAAAAGGTGAAGTCACAGAAAACACAAGAAACTAATGTTTCCTTAACAAATTCATGCTATAATGAAATACAATTATAAACGCTTTCTACAAGAGAGCGTTCTTTTTTCTAAGTATTGAATCCGCTTACAAAGAAGTTGAAATATAGAATGAGAGGAGAATGACAGGTGATTGAAAGGACGATAACGATTGAGCTCGAAACAGGTTTACAGGCAAGACCAGCAGCACAATTCGTACAAGAAGCGAACAAGTTCACCGCAGATGTTTTTATTGAAAAAGGTGAGAAGCGTGTGAATGCCAAAAGTATTATGGGGTTAATGAGCCTTGCTGTCGGAACCGATGAAGAAATCAAATTGATTGCAGATGGTTCTGATGAGGAAGAAGCGGTTCAGGTACTTACCGATTTTGTGAAGAATGAGTAATAGGTGTTTATGTGAAAAAATGAACGTTCTCCAATGAGGGAACGTTTTCATAAAGCACAAAAAAATCCGCTGTGATTACACAGCGGATTTCGTGTTTTTATTGTTCGTTTTTCTCCATTACTTTATCAATCAAGCCGTAGTCAACAGCTTCGTGGGCAGACATGAAGTTATCTCGGTCCGTGTCGCGTTCGATGACTTCCATTGGTTGTCCAGTACGCTCAGCAAGGATCTGGTTCAGCTTCTCACGCATCTTAATGATACGCTTCGCGTGAATTTCGATATCTGAAGCCTGACCTTGGGTGCCTCCAAGTGGTTGGTGAATCATAACTTCACTGTTTGGTAGTGCATAACGTTTACCTGGTTCACCGGCGTTCAGCAGGAATGCACCCATAGATGCAGCCATACCTGTGCAGATTGTGGATACGTTCGGTTTGATGAACTGCATCGTATCATAAATCGCCATACCTGCCGTGATCGATCCACCAGGGGAGTTGATGTATAGGGAAATGTCTTTATCTGGGTCGTCAGCAGCAAGGAAAAGCAA
This window harbors:
- the rapZ gene encoding RNase adapter RapZ, whose product is MPVNANETQLVIITGMSGAGKTVAVQSFEDLGFFCVDNLPPALLPKFLELMKDSSNDIQNVALVMDLRGREFFDALFDSLDRLGKEEWLQEHILFLDSEDQALVSRYKETRRSHPLAKEGLPLEGIRRERKMLDELRGRSQTIIDTTSLKPKELRERIIEKYRQKEQQVFSIQMVSFGFKYGVPIDADLMFDVRFLPNPHYVEHMRPLTGLNTEVSSYVFKWTDTQKFLEKLKDLLQFMLPQYKREGKSQLVVAVGCTGGQHRSVALAEHLSEYFSTDFVTHVTHRDIDKRKGL
- a CDS encoding gluconeogenesis factor YvcK family protein — its product is MDHKTKPRVVVVGGGTGMPVLLRGLKNLPIDLSAIVTVADDGGSSGRLRNEMAIPAPGDIRNVVAALSDAEPMLLELFQHRFAAGNGLSGHSMGNLLLAAMASMTGDFYQGIKEISRVLNVRGHIYPIANHSMNLHAEMEDGTVVTGESSIPKQNKKIKRVYVSPTPVQPLPEAVEAIKSADLIVISPGSLYTSILPNIIIPEIGQALKETKAMVTYICNVMTQEGETSGYTAADHIQALFDHIGEDVLQSVIVHNQPIDQGVRAAYAEENAEPVVYDIERIKSMGLKVIEEDIIDHSKPMLRHDTDKLAKLLHSML
- the whiA gene encoding DNA-binding protein WhiA gives rise to the protein MSFASEIKKELTNVEADTCCMESELAALVRMNGTFSLSNREYILDVQTENAAIARRIYTLIKKLYPYPVELLVRKKMRLKKNNVYIVRMTEKANVVLEDLEILKGPLSINPDIPQKYLNDTCCKRAYLRGAFLAGGSVNNPETSSYHLEIHSSDEEHNEALCKLMNSFGLHARTLSRKKGYITYLKEADKITELISNIGAHQALFKFEDVRIVRDMRNSVNRLVNCETANLNKTIGAAFRQVENIKFIKRTVGLEALPDKLQEIASLRLQHQEVSLKELGEYVSGGSISKSGINHRLRKIDEFAEKVRKGEVTENTRN
- a CDS encoding HPr family phosphocarrier protein codes for the protein MIERTITIELETGLQARPAAQFVQEANKFTADVFIEKGEKRVNAKSIMGLMSLAVGTDEEIKLIADGSDEEEAVQVLTDFVKNE
- the clpP gene encoding ATP-dependent Clp endopeptidase proteolytic subunit ClpP produces the protein MNLVPTVIEQTNRGERAYDIYSRLLKDRIIMLGSPIDDNISNSVVAQLLFLAADDPDKDISLYINSPGGSITAGMAIYDTMQFIKPNVSTICTGMAASMGAFLLNAGEPGKRYALPNSEVMIHQPLGGTQGQASDIEIHAKRIIKMREKLNQILAERTGQPMEVIERDTDRDNFMSAHEAVDYGLIDKVMEKNEQ